In Arthrobacter sp. CJ23, the genomic window ACGCTGGGGAGTGCGCGCAAGGCGTTGGCCAGGCCGGCGATCATGAAGACGCCCTTGCCGGTGACGCCGATGTAGATGCCCAGGGGAACGGCGATGACGGCCGCGATGGCCAGGGCGATGAGCGAGTAGAGCAGGTGCTCGCCGATCAGGTTGGGGATGCCGTCTGCGCCGCTCCAGTGTGCGGGGTCGAACAAGTAGTTGATCACGATGCCACCACCTTGGGGGTCCACGGTGTCAGCCACCGGTTGAGAAGGATGATCAGTCCGTCCAGGATCATGGCCAGGACCACGCAGAGGATGATGCCGGCGATGATCGGGGTAAAGAAGCGCAGCTGGAAGCCTTGGGTGAAGAGCGAGCCAAGCTGCGGGATGCCCAACAGTGCGGCCACGGATACGAGGCTCACGTTGGATACGGCGGCCACGCGCAGGCCGGCGCTGATGACGGGGACACCCACGGGCAGTTCCACCTTCACCAGGCTTTGGTATCCGCGGTAGCCCATGGCCTTGGCGGCCTGGACGGTGTCCTCGGGAACGGAGTCCAGGGCGTCTGCCACTACGCGCACCAGCAGGGCCACGGTGTAGATGGTCAGTGCGGCCACGATGTTCATGGGGTCCAGGATCTTGGTGCCAAGGACCAAGGGCAGCAACACGAACAGCGCAAGCGACGGAACGGTGTAGAGGAGGCCTGCGACACCCACCAGCAGCGGGTAGATGCGGCGGCTCCGGTGTGCCCACCAGCCCAGGGGCAATGCGATCAGCAGGCCCAGGATCAGCGGGGTGACGGCCAGCAAGACGTGCCAGCCGAGCAGGAAGACAATGTTGTCGAACTGGCGGCCCAGCCACTCGAAGTTCATCGCGCCGTCTCCAGGTGTGGCTCGGCTTCAATGGCCTTGACGACGTCCGTGGCAGTCACGGTGCCGATCAGTTCGCCGTGCTCATTGACCACCACGCCGCGGCGGCTGGGCGAGGAGAGGGCGGCGTCGAGCAGCTGGCGCATGGTGCCGGATGCGGCCGCCGAGGTGCCGCTGAGGTTCAGGTGCTCCCTCTTCAGCTCACCATCGAGAAGCTCCGGCTGCGCCCAGCCGAGAGGCTTCCGGCCGCCGTCGACTACCAACACCCAAGCACCCGAGGCCTTGGCGCGGGCCTCTTCCGCAGAAGCGCCGAGCTGGACCACGGCCTCTTCGCCGATGGCCACAGCCCCGGCCGTCTTGGTGAAACCGAGCGAGCGGTAGCCGCGGTCACGGCCGACGAAGTCCGCCACGAATTCATCCGCCGGCGAGGTGAGCAGCTCCGACGGGGAAGCCATCTGGGCCAGCTTGCCGCCGACGCGCATCACGGCAACCTGGTCGCCGAGCTTGAGGGCTTCATCGATGTCGTGGGTGACCATGATGATGGTCTTGCCGATCTCGCGCTGCAGGCGAAGGAACTCCTCCTGCAGCTGCCCGCGGACCACGGGATCCACGGCGCTGAAAGGCTCATCCATCAGCATGAACGCCGGGTCGGAAGCCAGGGCACGGGCAACGCCAACGCGCTGCTGCTGGCCACCGGAGAGCTGCCACGGGTAACGCTTGGCGAAACTGGCGGGCAGGCCGACGCGCTCCATCAGTTCAAGCGCCTTGGTGCGGGCCTTCTGCCGGCTCTCGCCCAGCAGGACCGGCATGGTGGCGACGTTGTCCACGATGGTGCGGTGCGGGAAGAGTCCGGCGTGCTGGATGACGTAGCCGATCCTGCGTCGAAGCAACGCTGCGTCCATGCCGGAGGTGGGCTGGTCATCCAGGTAGATGGTGCCGCTGGTGGGTTCGATGAGGCGGTTGATCATCCTCAAGGACGTCGTCTTGCCGCAGCCTGACGGGCCAACCAAGATGGTCAGCTTGCCGGTGGGCGCCTCCAGATTGAGGCCGTCGACGGCGACAGTACCGTCGGGGTATGCCTTGGTGACATTTTCAAACTTGATCATTTTGCTTCCATGCTTTCCTGGGGTAGCTCATGGTTTTCGGTGTTCAGTGTGAGGACGTTGTCAGCTTCCTCCACCAGTTGCTGGCCGATCTTGAGGGCCTTCAGCTCGTCCACGCGGTAGCTGGGAACCACGATGCTCAAGGAAGCCACCGTCCGTCCCCCCATGACCACCGGCGCGGCGATGGCCGTGACGTCGTCCTCCACACCGCTCCGCACCACGGCAAAGCCACGCTCGGGCTGTTCGCCCTTGAGTACTTGGCCGGAGGCTGTGCCTTCGAGCGGGATGCTCCGCCCCACCCAGCTGGAGTGCCTGATCGAATGAGTGCCCTCAACAATCGCGATGTAGATTCCCGTGTCCCCAACCCCGGGAATGCTCAGATAGCAGGATTCGCGCGTTTCAGCGACGAGTCGCTTCATGGCGGGTGTGCACAACGCCACGAGCGATTCTTTGCCGAGAGCCAGTGCACCCAGCTGGATGATGCTGGCGCCGGGGCGGAAGTTCCCGCCGCCGTCCCTGGAGACAAAGCCGCTGCCTTCAAGCGTGCGCAGGAGGCGAAGGGCGGTGCTTGGCGAGAGGTCCGCGAACCTCGCGGCATCGCTCAGGGCAATGGCTCCTTCGGAACAAACTGCTCCCAAGAGGGCGAGCGCCCTCTCTACTGTCCGGGTGGAGGAATCTGCCATCACACACCTTCACTTTCCGTGGCCCACATCACAACCTTCTTGCCATCCAGTAAAAACCACTTTTCACACCACGGCAAGAGGTTTCGCCAAATTTCCTGAGATTCCGGGATTTGAGACGCTGCACGTCACCGGGAGGTGTCGGCGGTGTTTCGGGGCTGTTAATTGTGCCGGTTTTCCACTCAAGCCCTTGTCATGGAGTGGCATGTGCTTTTTACTTGGTGGCAGTCTTCAACATCGGAGGAACACGTGGAAACCGTTAATAAGCTCCTTGACTCGATCAAGGACGTAGGCCGCGATGCGGTGCGCGGAGGTTACTCCAGGGCCGTCTACTCGACGCCCGAGCTCGACCTCAGGCACTGGTTCATCGAGCAGGCCCAACAGCGCGGCCTCGACGTCGAGACCGACCGCAACGGGATCATCTGGGCCTGGTGGGGAAAACCCCACGACGGCGCCCTGGTCACCGGCAGCCACCTCGATTCAGTCCCGGGCGGAGGAGCATTCGACGGACCGCTCGGCGTCGCTTCGGCGCTGGCCGCCGTCGATATCCTCAAGGCGCGCGGAGTTCAGCCGCCGCGCTCTTTGGCCATCACGGTCTTCCCGGAGGAAGAAGGGTCCCGCTTTGGTGTGGCCTGCCTGGGGTCGCGGCTCCTGACCGGGGCCATCGACGTCCACAAGGCGCTGAACCTGCGCGACGTCAACGGCGATACTTTCGCCGACGTCGCGCGGGGCAACGGGCTGGATCCCCGGCATGTCGGCCCCGATCCGGAGGCTTTGGCACGGATCGGCGACTTCGTTGAATTGCACGTGGAACAGGGCAAGGGGCTGGGGCAGGGCGGGCCGGCCATCGCCGTCGGAAGCTCGATCCTGGGCCATGGACGCTGGAAAATGAGCGTGGGCGGCCAAGGTAACCACGCCGGCACCACCCTCATGGCCGACCGCTCCGATCCGATGGTGGCGGCCGCGCAGATCGTACTCGCCGTGCGCGATATCGCCGCGAAGCAGCCGGATGCCCGGGCAACCGTCGGCCGCTTGACGCCCGTCCCGGGCGGTACCAATGTGATCGCGTCGCGCGTCGATCTGTGGCTTGATGCCCGCCACCCGGACGACGCCGTGACGGCGCAACTCATCGAAGCGATCTACCGTTCGGCCAGGGAAGTCGCGGCTGGCGAAGGATGCACGGTGACCCTCACCGAGGAGTCGTATAGCGATACCGTGCACTTCGATGCCGAGCTGAGCCGACGCATCAGCGGGGTCCTGCCGGGCGCTCCCGTGCTGGCAACCGGCGCAGGGCACGACGCGGGCGTGCTGGCCGGATACGTTCCCTCCGCGATGCTCTTTGTCCGCAATCCCAGCGGAATCTCGCATTCGCCGGAAGAGTACGTGGCTGACGAGGACGCCTCGGCCGGCGCGGCTGCCCTGGCGGATGTTCTGGAGGAACTTCTGTGAACGGGTTCTGGTGCGAGAGTGCCCTCATCACAGTCAACGGCGGCACGGGCGCTCCGGAAGTGGCCGCCGGCGTACGCCTGGAGACACAGGACGGCCGCATCTCGAACATCACCACGGGAGTCCAGCCCCAGCAAGGTGATACGAAACTGCTTGGCATAACCTTCCCGGCAGCGGCCAACGCCCATTCGCACGCTTTCCACAGAGTCCTGCGCGGGCGTACCCATGACGGTCGCGGAGACTTCTGGGTGTGGCGGGAGCAGATGTACCGGAGCGCGTCCGAGCTGACTCCGGAGAAATACGAGAAGCTGGCCACTGCCGTCTTCGCTGAAATGGTGGTAGCCGGCTTCAGCAGTGTGGCCGAATTCCACTATGTCCACCACCAGCTCAGCGGCGCACCCTATGCTGAACCGCATGCCATGGAGCTGGCCCTCGTCCGGGCGGCAATGTCAGCCGGGATCCGCCTCACCCTCTTGGACACTTTGTATCTGGCCGGAGGAATTGGAACGCCACTCAGCCCCGAACAGGCAAGGTTCGGGGACGCCGGTGTCGAAGCCTGGCTGGACCGCCTCTCCTCGCTTCGGACTGCGATAGCGAAGGACTATTCACCGGATCTCGTGAGCGTGGGTGCTGCCCTGCATTCCGTCCGTGCCGTGCCCGAAGAAGACCTCAAGGTTGTTGCCCGGGAGTTGCCTGCCGATATCCCCCTCCACATCCACCTGAGCGAACAACCCGCGGAAAACGAAGCCTGCCTGGAGGCCTACGGCACCACCCCGGCCGGACTCTTGGAGCGCCACGGGCTGCTGTCCCAAAGGCTCTCCGCCGTCCACGCCACGCACCTGACGCACGACGACATCGCCCTGCTCGGAAAAGCCGGGGCAACCGTGGTGATGTGCCCAAGCACCGAGGCCGACCTCGCGGACGGGATCGGCCCCGCAAGGGAGCTTTCCGACGCCGGAGCCGCCATAGCCCTCGGCACGGACCAGCACGCGGTGATCGATCCCTGGATTGAAATGCGGACGCTGGAACACGGGGAACGCCTGGGCACCGGGCAGCGCGGCAGGTTCTCCCCGCAGGAACTGCTGCGGGCCGCAACGGATGGGGCCGCACGATCCATGGCCACCCCCATCGCTTCCTCGGCGCTGCACATCGGCGCAGTCTGTGACCTCATGGTCATCGATCCCGCTTCGACCCGCACCGCCGGATCCCGGCCGCTCCAGATGACCTTCAGTGCGACTGCGAGCGACGTTACCGACGTCGTCATCGCCGGAGAGCTGCTCGCTTCCCAAGGCGTGCACAGGCGCCTCGGCAGGCCGGGCAGCCTCCTGACCGAAGCGTTGAAGGAGCTCTCCTAGCGACTCACCTTGGGTGTGATCCAGTTAGCAAAAGGCTCGACGGCGGCACGTGGCTGGTGCGCCCAGGCCCCTGCCGCCGTCGTTCCTTGCGTTCAACTAGTTGACTCAAAAGGCACCCTTCCGGCCATTCAGGCACGTTTGCGCGTGTTCCTCGCGAACCTTCTGCCGACAAGCCGGGCTTCTGTGTTAACAATGTGAATTCATGTCATGCAAGTCACCTTGGCTGGAACTTTCTTGTTATGACATGCCACACTGTGTAGCGCGAGTGCACCGGCGTCCCCGTCGGAACAGCCGACGACGTCCGCACCGCAGCAACCCACCCCATTCCCAAGGGAGACCCATGTCCAATTCCAGCTCCGAAGGCCTGCCCCCGGTGCCCCGCAAGGTGATCGGCCTTGCCGTCGCCGGCGCGGTCGGCGGATTCCTGTTTGGCTTCGACTCCTCCGTGGTCAACGGCGCCGTGGACGCCATGAAGGACGAGTTCCTGATGAGCGAGGCCGTCACGGGCTTCGCCGTGGCGGTGGCGCTGCTCGGCTGTGCCGCCGGCGCCTACCTGGCCGGGAAAGTCGCCGACAAGTACGGCCGCATCCCCGCCATGAAGCTGGGGGCCCTTCTGTTCCTTGTCAGCGCCGTGGGCACCGGCCTGGCGTTCGGCGTGTGGGACCTCATCGTGTGGCGCCTGGTGGGCGGACTCGGCATCGGCCTGGCATCGGTGATCGCACCGGCCTACATTTCCGAGATCTCCCCGCGGCACGTGCGCGGCCGCCTCGCCTCACTGCAGCAGCTCGCCATCACCACGGGCATCTTTGCCGCACTGCTGTCCGACGCCGTCCTGGCCACCTCCGCGGGCAGCGCGGGCCAGCCGTTCTGGCTGGGCATCGAGGCCTGGCGCTGGATGTTCATCGCCTGCGCCGTGCCTGCCGGCATCTACGGCTGGATCGCGTTCCGCCTGCCCGAATCCCCGCACTTCCTGGTCCTGAACGGCAAGGAGGACGCGGCCCGCAAGGTCTTCGACACCCTCATGCCCGGCGACGACACCGAGCGGCACATCCGCGAAATCCGCGAATCGATCGAGCAGGACCAGCTTTCCACCAAGAAGGGCTCCCTGCGCGGGAAGACCTTCGGCCTGCAGACGGTGGTGTGGATCGGCATCATCCTGTCCGTGCTGCAGCAGCTCGTGGGCATCAACGTGATCTTCTACTACTCCACCACGCTGTGGAAGGCCGTGGGCTTCCACGAGCAGGACTCCCTGGCCATCTCCGTGGCCACCTCCGTCACCAACATCCTGGTGACCCTCGTGGCGATCGCCCTGGTGGACCGCATCGGCCGCCGCCCCATCCTGCTGGCTGGCTCCATCGGCATGGCCGTCTCACTGGGCGCCATGGCCCTGGCCTTCTCCTCCTCGGTGGGCACCGGCTCCGAGATTTCCCTGCCCGGCGCGTGGGGTCCCGTGGCGCTCGTTGCCGCCAACGTCTTCGTGGTGAGCTTCGGCGCTTCCTGGGGCCCGCTGGTCTGGGTGCTCCTGGGCGAGATCTTCCCCTCCCGCATCCGTGCCCGGGCCCTGGGTCTCGCGGCGGCCGCGCAGTGGATCGCGAACTTCGCCATCACGCTCAGCTTCCCGGTCATGGCCGCGGGTTCGCTGCCGCTGACGTATGCCATGTACGCGCTGTTCGCGGCGGCGTCGTTCTTCTTTGTCATGTTCAAGGTGCCGGAAACGAACGGTATGTCGCTGGAGCAGGCCGAAACGCTGTTCGTGCCCAAGGGCGCCAAGGTGGCAGCGCTGGCCAGCAAGTAGCCTCCGCACCCTCCTTCACGCGCGAGATGGCACGTCGCGGCAGTGTTCCAAATGGAACATTGCCGCGACGTGCCATCTCGCGTTCGGGGCTGATTCTCAGAGGGTGAGCTTCATGCCTTCATGGCTCGCGACGAACCCCAGGCGCTCATAGAAGCGGTGCGCGGCGATCCGGGACTTGTCCGTGGTCAGCTGCACCAGCGAGCAACCCCGCCCGCGGGCCTGGTCAATGGCCCACTGGATCATCAGCGCGCCGACGCCCTGGCCGCGGAGCTCCCCGGATACACGGACGGCCTCGATCTGGGCGCGCCATGAACCCTTGCGCGACAGGCCCGGAAGATAGCTGAGCTGGAACGTCGCCACCACAGCGCCACCCAGTTCACCCACCACCAGAAGGTGGGCCGGGTCGGCGTCGATCGCGTCAAAAGCCTGCTCATACGGAGCCAGATCGTCGGCGCTTTCGCGCGCGGCACCCAGCTGGTCGTCGGCGAGGAGCCGCAGGATCGCGGGGAGATCCGCCCTGACCGCCTGGCGCAGGGCGAACGTCCCGCCGTCGACGTCGGTAGTCAGCAGGGCGGGCACGGCGGCGGAATCTGAAGTCACCACCCCAGCATGCCATTTTCCTTGGAACTCAGTATTGCTAAGTACCGGTACCTAGTTCTACTATGTAGTGGTAGCTAGTAATACTGAGTAGTGAAGGGAGGTGTCCGGTGGGCAAGCAAACAACGGAGATGCTCAAGGGGACACTGGAGGGCATCGTTCTGGCCCTCCTGACCGGAAACCCGGCATACGGATACGAGATCACCACGCTGCTCCGGGCGCAGGGTTTCACCGAAATCGCCGAGGGCACCGTGTACGCGCTGCTGGTCAGGATCGAGCAAAAGGGCCTGGTGGACGTCGAGAAGGTGCCGTCCGAAAAGGGGCCGCCCCGCAAGGTGTACACGCTCAACGCGCAGGGCGAAAAGGAACTGGACGAATTCTGGAACACATGGAGCTTCTTGTCCGAACGGCTTGAACAGCTCCGCAAGGGAGGAAACTGAAATGGCAGCGAAGTGGATCGAGCTGGTCACCGGCTCGCTTGAACAGAAGAAGCAGTACAAGCAGTCCAAGGCGCGGCTGGATGCCCTGCCCGAGCCCTACCTCAGCGTGGCAAACGCCTTCAACCGGTACTTCATGTACTACGGCGGCGTCACTGAAGGGGAGACGATCGTGCAGATGCACTCGGACCTCGCGGACCTGTGGGAACGCGCCGCCATCGACGGCACTCCCGTGAGCGAGATCGTCGGCGAAGATCCCATCGAGTTCGCCGAGAGCTTCGCCCAGGCCTACGGCGGAACGCGGTGGATCGACAAGGAACGGGCGCGTCTCAACGAGGCGGTCGACAAGGCGAAGGCGAAGGAGGCAGGGCAATGACGGCCACGGCAATCCGGGTGCAGGGCATGGAGAAGTCCTTCAAGGATCTGCACGTGCTGCGCGGCGTGGACTTCGAGGTGGCGGCGGGCAGCATCTTCGCCCTCCTCGGCTCGAACGGGGCCGGGAAGACCACGCTCGTGCGCATCCTCTCGACGCTTCTGAAGGCCGACGCGGGAACCGCGACAGTGCACGGCTTCGACGTCGCCGCCAACCCGGGCGATGTGCGCGAGTCGATCAGCCTGACCGGGCAGTTCGCCGCGGTGGACGAAGTGCTCACGGGCCGGGAGAACCTCGTGCTGGTCGCGAAGCTCCGGCACCTGAAGAACCCGGGGGCGATCGCCGACGAGTTGCTGGGGCGCTTCTCGCTCACCGAGGCCGGCGGCCGCAAGGCAGCCGAATACTCGGGCGGCATGCGCCGCCGTCTCGACATCGCAATGAGCCTGATCGGCCAGCCGAAGGTGATCTTCCTCGACGAGCCGACCACCGGGCTCGACCCGCAGGCGCGCATCGAGGTGTGGAACACGGTCAAGGATCTCGCCCAGAACGGCACAACAGTGCTGCTCACCACCCAATACCTCGACGAGGCCGAGCATCTCGCCGACCGCATCGCGATCCTGCACAAGGGCACGATCATCCAGAACGGCACGCTCGACGAGCTCAAGCGGCTGTTGCCGCCGGCCGAGATCGAGTACGTCGAGAAGCAGCCCTCACTCGAAGACGTCTTCCTGGCGCTTGTCGGCGAGACGGCTGAAGAGCAGAAAGAACAGGAGGCATCCCGATGAGCACCCACGTCCTCAGCGATACCCGCGTCCTCACCGGCCGCTCGCTGCGCCACATCCTGCGCAGCCCCGACACGATCATCACCACCGCGGTCACTCCGATCGCGCTGATGCTGCTGTTCGTGTACGTGCTTGGCGGCGCGATCAATACCGGATCCGACGAGTCGTACATCAACTACATGCTCCCCGGCATCCTGCTGATCACGATTGCCTCCGGCATCGCCTACACCGCCTACCGCCTGTTCCTCGACATGCAGGGCGGCATCTTCGAGCGCTTCCAGTCCATGCCGATCGCGCGGTCGAGCGTGCTCTGGGCGCACGTGCTCACCTCGCTGGTGGCCAACCTCGTCTCGGTGGCGATCGTCGTCGGAGTGGCCCTCCTTATGGGGTTCCGCACCGGAGCATCCGTGGGGGCCTGGCTTGCTATCGCCGGCATCCTGGTCCTGTTCACGCTCGCCCTGACCTGGCTGGCCGTGATCGCCGGGCTCTCCGCGAAAACCGTCGACGGCGCCAGCGCGTTCAGTTACCCGCTGATCTTCCTGCCGTTCATCAGTTCGGCCTTCGTGCCGACCGCGACGATGCCGGGCCCGGTGGCCTGGTTCGCCGAGAACCAGCCAGTGACCTCGATCGTGAACTCCATCCGCGCGCTGTTCGCGCAGCAGCCGGTGGGCAGCGACATCTGGATTGCGCTGGCCTGGTGCTTCGGCATCCTGGTTCTCGCCTACGCCTTCGCCATGGCCGCGTACCGGCGGAAGACCGCCTAGGCACCCCACAGGCAAAGCTCCCCCTTCCGAGGCGGGAGCTTTCGCCATGCGGGCCGATTGGTCATTTGTCAGACATTAGCTATAGCTTTATCGAACAGATTTGTAACGGCCGTCACCATTATGGCGGGTCTCCCGAAGGGTTCTTGAACTAATGTCCGACCAGACAACAACGGGGCAGCGCACTGCCTCAAGCCGGGACAGCGAGCCCCACCTGTCACGCTCGCTGAGCAACCGCCACATCCAGCTCCTGGCCATCGGCG contains:
- a CDS encoding ABC transporter permease; translated protein: MNFEWLGRQFDNIVFLLGWHVLLAVTPLILGLLIALPLGWWAHRSRRIYPLLVGVAGLLYTVPSLALFVLLPLVLGTKILDPMNIVAALTIYTVALLVRVVADALDSVPEDTVQAAKAMGYRGYQSLVKVELPVGVPVISAGLRVAAVSNVSLVSVAALLGIPQLGSLFTQGFQLRFFTPIIAGIILCVVLAMILDGLIILLNRWLTPWTPKVVAS
- a CDS encoding allantoate amidohydrolase, encoding METVNKLLDSIKDVGRDAVRGGYSRAVYSTPELDLRHWFIEQAQQRGLDVETDRNGIIWAWWGKPHDGALVTGSHLDSVPGGGAFDGPLGVASALAAVDILKARGVQPPRSLAITVFPEEEGSRFGVACLGSRLLTGAIDVHKALNLRDVNGDTFADVARGNGLDPRHVGPDPEALARIGDFVELHVEQGKGLGQGGPAIAVGSSILGHGRWKMSVGGQGNHAGTTLMADRSDPMVAAAQIVLAVRDIAAKQPDARATVGRLTPVPGGTNVIASRVDLWLDARHPDDAVTAQLIEAIYRSAREVAAGEGCTVTLTEESYSDTVHFDAELSRRISGVLPGAPVLATGAGHDAGVLAGYVPSAMLFVRNPSGISHSPEEYVADEDASAGAAALADVLEELL
- a CDS encoding ABC transporter permease, which translates into the protein MSTHVLSDTRVLTGRSLRHILRSPDTIITTAVTPIALMLLFVYVLGGAINTGSDESYINYMLPGILLITIASGIAYTAYRLFLDMQGGIFERFQSMPIARSSVLWAHVLTSLVANLVSVAIVVGVALLMGFRTGASVGAWLAIAGILVLFTLALTWLAVIAGLSAKTVDGASAFSYPLIFLPFISSAFVPTATMPGPVAWFAENQPVTSIVNSIRALFAQQPVGSDIWIALAWCFGILVLAYAFAMAAYRRKTA
- a CDS encoding PadR family transcriptional regulator — its product is MGKQTTEMLKGTLEGIVLALLTGNPAYGYEITTLLRAQGFTEIAEGTVYALLVRIEQKGLVDVEKVPSEKGPPRKVYTLNAQGEKELDEFWNTWSFLSERLEQLRKGGN
- a CDS encoding IclR family transcriptional regulator, which gives rise to MADSSTRTVERALALLGAVCSEGAIALSDAARFADLSPSTALRLLRTLEGSGFVSRDGGGNFRPGASIIQLGALALGKESLVALCTPAMKRLVAETRESCYLSIPGVGDTGIYIAIVEGTHSIRHSSWVGRSIPLEGTASGQVLKGEQPERGFAVVRSGVEDDVTAIAAPVVMGGRTVASLSIVVPSYRVDELKALKIGQQLVEEADNVLTLNTENHELPQESMEAK
- a CDS encoding GNAT family N-acetyltransferase, translated to MVTSDSAAVPALLTTDVDGGTFALRQAVRADLPAILRLLADDQLGAARESADDLAPYEQAFDAIDADPAHLLVVGELGGAVVATFQLSYLPGLSRKGSWRAQIEAVRVSGELRGQGVGALMIQWAIDQARGRGCSLVQLTTDKSRIAAHRFYERLGFVASHEGMKLTL
- a CDS encoding ATP-binding cassette domain-containing protein; its protein translation is MIKFENVTKAYPDGTVAVDGLNLEAPTGKLTILVGPSGCGKTTSLRMINRLIEPTSGTIYLDDQPTSGMDAALLRRRIGYVIQHAGLFPHRTIVDNVATMPVLLGESRQKARTKALELMERVGLPASFAKRYPWQLSGGQQQRVGVARALASDPAFMLMDEPFSAVDPVVRGQLQEEFLRLQREIGKTIIMVTHDIDEALKLGDQVAVMRVGGKLAQMASPSELLTSPADEFVADFVGRDRGYRSLGFTKTAGAVAIGEEAVVQLGASAEEARAKASGAWVLVVDGGRKPLGWAQPELLDGELKREHLNLSGTSAAASGTMRQLLDAALSSPSRRGVVVNEHGELIGTVTATDVVKAIEAEPHLETAR
- a CDS encoding sugar porter family MFS transporter, giving the protein MSNSSSEGLPPVPRKVIGLAVAGAVGGFLFGFDSSVVNGAVDAMKDEFLMSEAVTGFAVAVALLGCAAGAYLAGKVADKYGRIPAMKLGALLFLVSAVGTGLAFGVWDLIVWRLVGGLGIGLASVIAPAYISEISPRHVRGRLASLQQLAITTGIFAALLSDAVLATSAGSAGQPFWLGIEAWRWMFIACAVPAGIYGWIAFRLPESPHFLVLNGKEDAARKVFDTLMPGDDTERHIREIRESIEQDQLSTKKGSLRGKTFGLQTVVWIGIILSVLQQLVGINVIFYYSTTLWKAVGFHEQDSLAISVATSVTNILVTLVAIALVDRIGRRPILLAGSIGMAVSLGAMALAFSSSVGTGSEISLPGAWGPVALVAANVFVVSFGASWGPLVWVLLGEIFPSRIRARALGLAAAAQWIANFAITLSFPVMAAGSLPLTYAMYALFAAASFFFVMFKVPETNGMSLEQAETLFVPKGAKVAALASK
- a CDS encoding DUF1048 domain-containing protein, translated to MAAKWIELVTGSLEQKKQYKQSKARLDALPEPYLSVANAFNRYFMYYGGVTEGETIVQMHSDLADLWERAAIDGTPVSEIVGEDPIEFAESFAQAYGGTRWIDKERARLNEAVDKAKAKEAGQ
- a CDS encoding formimidoylglutamate deiminase produces the protein MNGFWCESALITVNGGTGAPEVAAGVRLETQDGRISNITTGVQPQQGDTKLLGITFPAAANAHSHAFHRVLRGRTHDGRGDFWVWREQMYRSASELTPEKYEKLATAVFAEMVVAGFSSVAEFHYVHHQLSGAPYAEPHAMELALVRAAMSAGIRLTLLDTLYLAGGIGTPLSPEQARFGDAGVEAWLDRLSSLRTAIAKDYSPDLVSVGAALHSVRAVPEEDLKVVARELPADIPLHIHLSEQPAENEACLEAYGTTPAGLLERHGLLSQRLSAVHATHLTHDDIALLGKAGATVVMCPSTEADLADGIGPARELSDAGAAIALGTDQHAVIDPWIEMRTLEHGERLGTGQRGRFSPQELLRAATDGAARSMATPIASSALHIGAVCDLMVIDPASTRTAGSRPLQMTFSATASDVTDVVIAGELLASQGVHRRLGRPGSLLTEALKELS
- a CDS encoding ABC transporter ATP-binding protein translates to MTATAIRVQGMEKSFKDLHVLRGVDFEVAAGSIFALLGSNGAGKTTLVRILSTLLKADAGTATVHGFDVAANPGDVRESISLTGQFAAVDEVLTGRENLVLVAKLRHLKNPGAIADELLGRFSLTEAGGRKAAEYSGGMRRRLDIAMSLIGQPKVIFLDEPTTGLDPQARIEVWNTVKDLAQNGTTVLLTTQYLDEAEHLADRIAILHKGTIIQNGTLDELKRLLPPAEIEYVEKQPSLEDVFLALVGETAEEQKEQEASR